In a genomic window of Nocardiopsis mwathae:
- a CDS encoding AMP-binding protein — MANRPLQAVTGLDPAHLTSLLAEALAGRGPALLPIDPGLPPARVDALLTAMRADRIRSADGVRSLPGGDGGVADDTALVIATSGSTGVPKGVELSADALLHSARASIRRIGAAPDDAWLCVLPTAHISGLQVVLRALVGGTEPVHRAFDPADTMAVAAAHRPHVSLVPTQLHRLLAADADLSLFGTILLGGAAADEGLLERARAAGGRLITTYGMSETCGGCVYDGVPLDGMRADLDGEGRILLAGPALFSGYRLDPEHTAAHLLPPAGRRGDERWFRTGDLGRFDEEGRLRVRGRADDMINTGGHKVVPGEVAALVARHPAVAEAVVVGRADPEWGQRVTAVVVPTDPACPPSLDDLRQWVKSRLPGYAAPRELDLRARIPLLGSGKPDLSALRASSGHSD; from the coding sequence GTGGCGAACCGACCTCTGCAGGCGGTGACCGGGCTCGACCCCGCGCACCTGACCTCCCTGTTGGCCGAGGCCCTGGCGGGCCGCGGCCCCGCCCTGCTGCCCATCGACCCGGGCCTGCCCCCCGCCCGAGTGGACGCCCTGCTGACGGCCATGCGCGCCGACCGGATCCGCTCGGCCGACGGCGTCCGCTCCCTCCCCGGCGGCGACGGCGGCGTCGCCGACGACACCGCCCTGGTCATCGCCACCTCCGGCTCCACCGGCGTCCCCAAGGGGGTGGAGCTGTCGGCAGACGCCCTGCTGCACTCGGCGCGCGCCTCGATCCGCCGTATCGGCGCCGCCCCGGACGACGCCTGGCTGTGCGTCCTGCCCACGGCGCACATCTCGGGCCTGCAGGTCGTACTGCGGGCCCTGGTCGGCGGTACCGAGCCCGTCCACCGCGCCTTCGATCCCGCCGACACGATGGCCGTCGCCGCCGCGCACCGCCCGCACGTCTCCCTCGTCCCCACGCAGCTGCACCGGCTGCTGGCCGCCGACGCCGACCTGTCGCTGTTCGGCACCATCCTGCTCGGCGGCGCCGCCGCCGACGAGGGGCTGCTGGAGCGCGCCCGCGCCGCGGGGGGCCGCCTCATCACCACCTACGGCATGAGCGAGACCTGCGGCGGCTGCGTGTACGACGGCGTCCCCCTCGACGGGATGCGCGCCGACCTCGACGGGGAGGGCCGGATCCTGCTCGCCGGCCCGGCGCTCTTCTCCGGCTACCGCCTCGACCCCGAGCACACCGCCGCGCACCTGCTCCCGCCCGCCGGCCGCCGCGGCGACGAGCGCTGGTTCCGCACCGGCGACCTGGGACGCTTCGACGAGGAGGGGCGGCTGCGGGTCCGGGGCCGCGCCGACGACATGATCAACACCGGCGGGCACAAGGTCGTCCCCGGCGAGGTGGCCGCGCTGGTCGCACGCCATCCCGCGGTCGCCGAGGCGGTGGTGGTCGGCCGCGCCGACCCCGAATGGGGGCAGCGCGTCACCGCGGTCGTGGTGCCCACCGACCCCGCGTGTCCGCCCTCACTCGATGACCTGAGACAATGGGTCAAGTCCCGGCTGCCCGGCTACGCGGCTCCCCGGGAGCTCGACCTGCGCGCGCGGATCCCGCTGCTCGGTTCGGGAAAACCGGATCTCTCC
- the menB gene encoding 1,4-dihydroxy-2-naphthoyl-CoA synthase, whose protein sequence is MSSVIDWQRSGEYSDIIYETAEGIAKITINRPERHNAFRPQTLFELQDAFNVARDDSSVGVIIFTGAGDRAFCSGGDQKIRGDDGYMGDDAVAQQGIGRLNVLDLQVQIRRLPKPVICMVAGWSIGGGNVLQVCCDLTIAADNAKFGQTGPKVGSFDGGYGSWLLAQTVGLKKAREIWYLCRQYSAQEALEMGMVNTVVPLERLEAETVAWAREMLEKSPLALRMVKGAINAVSDGAAGMQQFAGDATMLYYMSEEAQEGRDAFKEKRRPQFDKFPRRP, encoded by the coding sequence GTGAGCAGCGTGATCGACTGGCAGCGGTCGGGAGAGTATTCCGACATCATCTACGAGACCGCCGAGGGCATCGCCAAGATCACGATCAACCGGCCCGAGCGCCACAACGCGTTCCGCCCGCAGACGCTCTTCGAGCTGCAGGACGCGTTCAACGTGGCGCGCGACGATTCCTCGGTCGGGGTGATCATTTTCACCGGCGCCGGCGACCGGGCGTTCTGCTCCGGCGGCGACCAGAAGATCCGCGGGGACGACGGCTACATGGGCGATGACGCGGTCGCGCAGCAGGGCATCGGCCGACTCAACGTGCTCGACCTGCAGGTGCAGATCCGCCGCCTGCCCAAGCCCGTCATCTGCATGGTGGCCGGCTGGTCGATCGGCGGCGGCAACGTGCTGCAGGTCTGCTGCGACCTCACCATCGCCGCCGACAACGCGAAGTTCGGGCAGACCGGCCCCAAGGTCGGCTCCTTCGACGGCGGGTACGGTTCGTGGCTGCTCGCCCAGACGGTCGGCCTGAAGAAGGCTCGGGAGATCTGGTACCTGTGCCGCCAGTACAGCGCGCAGGAGGCGCTGGAGATGGGCATGGTCAACACGGTCGTTCCGCTGGAGCGGCTGGAGGCGGAGACCGTCGCCTGGGCACGCGAGATGCTGGAGAAGTCCCCGCTGGCGCTGCGCATGGTCAAGGGCGCCATCAACGCGGTCAGCGACGGCGCCGCGGGGATGCAGCAGTTCGCCGGGGACGCCACGATGCTCTACTACATGAGCGAGGAGGCCCAGGAGGGCCGCGACGCCTTCAAGGAGAAGCGGCGGCCGCAGTTCGACAAGTTCCCGCGTCGTCCGTAG
- a CDS encoding o-succinylbenzoate synthase, translating into MRAAGAAAADTAAAGRAFSIPMRTRFRGVTSREGLLVRGPAGWGEFSPFAEYPPRECARWWAACREAAEDGWPEPVRDRVPVNVTVPAVGPQDAARIVAEGGCATAKVKVAERGQDAGEDIARVEAVRDAIGPAGRVRIDANGAWDVDTAVRRLGELRRFDLEYVEQPCPTLEELAQVRRRTDVPVAADESIRRAEDPLKVRAAGAADIVVLKVQPLGGVRSALRVAEACGLPVVVSSAVETSVGLAAGVALAAALPELPYACGLATMRLLRADVAADPLLPVDGHLPVRAAEVDEERLAAVEIDPGPWRARMAAARAQWRG; encoded by the coding sequence ATGCGCGCTGCCGGCGCCGCCGCCGCGGACACCGCCGCCGCGGGGCGGGCCTTCTCCATCCCGATGCGGACCCGGTTCCGCGGTGTCACCTCCCGCGAGGGCCTGCTGGTCCGCGGCCCGGCGGGGTGGGGGGAGTTCTCCCCCTTCGCCGAGTACCCGCCCCGGGAGTGCGCCCGCTGGTGGGCGGCGTGCCGCGAGGCCGCCGAGGACGGCTGGCCCGAGCCCGTGCGGGACCGCGTCCCGGTCAACGTCACGGTGCCCGCGGTCGGGCCGCAGGACGCGGCGCGCATCGTCGCCGAGGGCGGGTGCGCCACCGCGAAGGTGAAGGTGGCCGAGCGCGGGCAGGACGCGGGCGAGGACATCGCCCGGGTGGAGGCGGTGCGCGACGCCATCGGCCCGGCCGGGCGGGTCCGCATCGACGCCAACGGCGCCTGGGACGTGGACACGGCCGTCCGCAGGCTCGGCGAGCTGCGCCGCTTCGACCTGGAGTACGTCGAGCAGCCCTGCCCGACCCTGGAGGAGCTGGCGCAGGTGCGGCGGCGCACCGACGTGCCCGTGGCGGCCGACGAGTCGATCCGCCGGGCCGAGGACCCGCTCAAGGTCCGCGCGGCCGGTGCCGCCGACATCGTGGTGCTGAAGGTGCAGCCGCTGGGCGGGGTGCGCTCCGCCCTGCGGGTGGCCGAGGCCTGCGGGCTGCCAGTGGTGGTCTCCAGCGCCGTGGAGACGTCGGTGGGCCTGGCCGCGGGTGTCGCCCTGGCCGCCGCGCTGCCGGAGCTGCCCTATGCCTGCGGGCTGGCCACGATGCGGCTGCTGCGGGCCGATGTGGCCGCCGACCCGCTGCTGCCCGTCGACGGCCACCTGCCGGTGCGCGCCGCCGAGGTCGACGAGGAGCGCCTTGCGGCCGTCGAGATCGACCCCGGGCCGTGGCGTGCGCGGATGGCGGCGGCCCGGGCGCAGTGGCGGGGCTGA
- the menD gene encoding 2-succinyl-5-enolpyruvyl-6-hydroxy-3-cyclohexene-1-carboxylic-acid synthase — MNPSTALARVLVDELARCGLAEAVVAPGSRSTPLALALVAHPGIRVHVRIDERSAAFCALGLARASRRAVALVCTSGTAAANFHPAVLEADQSGIPLLLLTADRPPELRGTGANQTVDQIKLFGSAVRMFAEVGTAERLPGMVAYWRSLACRAWAATGPEHPGPVHLNLAFRDPLIPDEPGSGVPWPEPVAGRAGGRAWIERPVPPVEPAPVAAPPVERGVIVCGDGDYDPVPYLALSLATGWPLLAEPTSNARRSEAVSTYRHLLASPRFVAAHEPELVVSVGRPGLSRQLLAYLRRAPRHIVVGDPRSFADPVRTATEVVGALATPAGAAPDTAWSRSWQEAEAAARTAVDALLDREEALSEPRLARDLAAHLPDGALLFAGSSMPIRDLDAAMGARCGARIIGNRGVSGIDGTVSTAIGAALAHRREGGGSGFALLGDLAMLHDQNGLLLGAEEPRPDLAIVVVNNDGGGIFSGLEQAGHPDFERVFGTPHGVSMERVAAVADVPYTRLEWATDLPKTLLGEGIRMIEVRTGRVDSAALRRRLQEAVDRALEA, encoded by the coding sequence ATGAATCCGTCAACCGCGCTGGCGCGGGTCCTCGTCGATGAACTGGCCCGATGCGGGCTGGCCGAGGCCGTCGTCGCGCCGGGGTCGCGTTCGACGCCCCTCGCGCTCGCCCTCGTCGCCCACCCCGGCATCCGGGTCCACGTCCGCATCGACGAGCGCTCCGCGGCGTTCTGCGCGCTGGGGCTGGCACGCGCATCTCGGCGCGCCGTCGCCCTGGTGTGCACGTCGGGGACGGCGGCGGCGAACTTCCATCCCGCGGTGCTGGAGGCCGACCAGAGCGGCATCCCGCTGCTGCTGCTCACCGCCGACCGGCCGCCCGAGCTGCGCGGCACCGGGGCCAACCAGACCGTCGACCAGATCAAGCTCTTCGGGTCCGCGGTGCGGATGTTCGCCGAGGTCGGCACGGCCGAGCGGCTGCCGGGCATGGTCGCCTACTGGAGATCGCTGGCGTGCCGCGCGTGGGCCGCCACCGGCCCTGAGCACCCCGGCCCGGTCCACCTCAACCTGGCGTTCCGCGACCCCCTGATCCCCGATGAGCCGGGCAGCGGTGTCCCCTGGCCCGAGCCCGTGGCGGGCCGCGCGGGCGGCCGCGCGTGGATCGAGCGCCCCGTACCGCCCGTCGAACCCGCGCCCGTGGCGGCGCCCCCGGTGGAGCGCGGCGTCATCGTCTGCGGCGACGGCGACTACGATCCCGTCCCCTACCTGGCCCTGTCCCTCGCGACGGGGTGGCCGCTGCTGGCCGAGCCCACCTCCAACGCGCGCCGCTCCGAGGCCGTCTCGACCTACCGCCACCTGCTGGCATCGCCGCGGTTCGTCGCCGCCCACGAGCCCGAGCTGGTGGTCAGCGTGGGCCGCCCCGGTCTCTCCCGCCAGCTCCTGGCCTACCTCCGCCGCGCCCCCCGGCACATCGTCGTGGGCGACCCGCGGTCGTTCGCCGACCCGGTACGCACCGCCACCGAGGTCGTCGGCGCCCTCGCCACGCCGGCGGGGGCCGCCCCCGACACCGCGTGGTCGCGCTCCTGGCAGGAGGCCGAGGCCGCGGCGCGCACCGCGGTCGACGCGCTGCTGGACCGGGAGGAGGCGCTGAGCGAGCCGCGGCTCGCCCGCGACCTCGCCGCGCACCTGCCCGACGGGGCGCTGCTGTTCGCCGGGTCCAGCATGCCGATCCGCGATCTCGATGCGGCCATGGGCGCCCGCTGCGGCGCGCGCATCATCGGCAACCGGGGGGTGAGCGGTATCGACGGCACCGTCTCCACCGCGATCGGCGCCGCCCTGGCCCACCGGCGCGAGGGCGGCGGCAGCGGGTTCGCCCTGCTCGGCGACCTGGCCATGCTGCACGACCAGAACGGCCTGCTGCTCGGCGCCGAGGAGCCGCGCCCCGACCTGGCGATCGTCGTCGTCAACAACGACGGCGGCGGCATCTTCTCCGGCCTGGAGCAGGCCGGGCACCCCGACTTCGAGCGGGTGTTCGGCACCCCGCACGGCGTCTCGATGGAGCGCGTCGCCGCCGTGGCCGACGTGCCCTACACCCGCCTGGAGTGGGCGACCGACCTGCCCAAGACCCTGCTGGGGGAGGGGATCAGGATGATCGAGGTCCGCACCGGCCGGGTCGACTCCGCAGCCCTGCGCCGCCGCCTGCAGGAGGCGGTCGACCGCGCCCTGGAGGCCTGA
- a CDS encoding cupin domain-containing protein, which produces MNYVLHMTDLREWRRGEGDLEPDSLHTQGFVHASPDESTLLAVANAFYSDVRAPQAVLVIDTGLLDAEVRWEEPNPQPPPGVPPDVLFPHIYGPVRRKAVIGVRYLRRDPDGVYSAVQHRGAVAEELDLIPHPEGGWYRSTWRSRHTLRPEGYPGERDAASGTLFMLGPGEESRWHRLRSDEMWVFNRGGPVELVYGGTGERPVADTRITLGPHIEAGQVVQALVPAGTWQSAHPLTGSEGVVSLFVSPGFEFEDFEVEPGEGMDRGTRA; this is translated from the coding sequence ATGAACTACGTGCTGCACATGACCGACCTGCGCGAGTGGCGCCGCGGAGAGGGCGATCTCGAACCGGACTCCCTGCACACCCAGGGGTTCGTGCACGCCTCACCCGACGAGTCCACCCTGCTGGCCGTCGCCAACGCCTTCTACTCCGACGTGCGCGCACCCCAGGCCGTCCTGGTGATCGACACCGGGCTGCTGGACGCCGAGGTGCGCTGGGAGGAGCCGAACCCGCAACCTCCGCCGGGAGTACCGCCCGACGTGCTCTTCCCGCACATCTACGGCCCCGTGCGGCGCAAGGCCGTCATCGGAGTCCGCTACCTGCGCCGCGACCCCGACGGGGTGTACAGCGCCGTCCAGCACCGCGGGGCCGTCGCCGAGGAGCTCGACCTCATCCCGCACCCCGAAGGGGGCTGGTACCGCTCGACCTGGCGCAGCCGCCACACCCTGCGCCCCGAGGGGTACCCCGGGGAGCGCGACGCGGCTTCGGGCACCCTGTTCATGCTGGGGCCCGGCGAGGAGTCCCGCTGGCACCGGCTGCGCTCCGACGAGATGTGGGTGTTCAACCGCGGCGGCCCGGTCGAGCTGGTCTACGGCGGCACCGGGGAGCGGCCCGTCGCCGACACCCGGATCACCCTCGGCCCGCACATCGAAGCCGGGCAGGTAGTCCAGGCGCTGGTCCCGGCGGGAACGTGGCAGTCGGCGCACCCGCTCACGGGTAGCGAGGGCGTGGTGAGCCTGTTCGTCTCGCCGGGGTTCGAGTTCGAGGACTTCGAGGTCGAGCCCGGCGAGGGCATGGACCGCGGAACCCGGGCCTAG
- a CDS encoding isochorismate synthase — translation MSVAAATPPHLAVRTVPLRDGRDLLDHLPAGAPLAWSHRGDGLVAWGEAARFDWPGEDSGLGAERFTAAAAWLAEAAAKTDVRDGVGLPGTGLVAFGGFTFDGRSAGSSLVIPRVIVGRRADRAWLTTVCDRPGTHPGEILDACTPARPIGPLAWTEGSIPAAAWGEAVTTAVRRIRAGELSKVVLARDVRARAEQDIDIRTLLRRLTRDYPGCYTFSIDGMVGATPELLVRREGGRIGSLVLAGTRARGATPQEDQRLAAELTTSAKDLEEHEYAIESLRAALAPLAEAVETPDRPRLLRLANVQHLASPARAELRPGVSTLDVVAALHPTAAVGGTPTGPAMELIRDLEAMDRGRYAGPVGWIDARGNGEWGIALRCAHISGARARLFAGCGIVAGSTAGAELAEADSKFQVMRQALVD, via the coding sequence GTGAGTGTCGCCGCAGCAACCCCGCCCCATCTGGCCGTACGCACCGTTCCCTTGCGGGACGGGCGCGATCTCCTGGACCACCTTCCGGCCGGCGCCCCGCTGGCGTGGTCGCACCGCGGCGACGGGCTGGTGGCGTGGGGCGAGGCGGCGCGGTTCGACTGGCCGGGCGAGGACTCCGGCTTGGGGGCGGAGCGCTTCACGGCCGCAGCCGCGTGGCTGGCCGAGGCGGCGGCGAAGACGGACGTGCGGGACGGGGTGGGCCTGCCCGGGACGGGGTTGGTGGCCTTCGGCGGCTTCACCTTCGACGGCCGCTCGGCGGGGTCGTCCCTGGTCATCCCCCGCGTCATCGTGGGACGACGGGCCGACCGGGCCTGGCTGACCACCGTGTGCGACCGCCCCGGGACCCACCCCGGCGAAATCCTCGACGCGTGCACTCCGGCGCGTCCGATCGGCCCGCTGGCCTGGACGGAGGGGTCGATTCCGGCGGCGGCGTGGGGGGAGGCGGTCACCACCGCCGTCCGGCGTATCCGCGCCGGCGAGCTCTCCAAGGTGGTGCTGGCACGCGACGTCCGCGCCCGCGCCGAGCAGGACATCGACATCCGCACACTGCTGCGCCGCCTCACCCGTGACTACCCGGGCTGCTACACGTTCAGCATCGACGGCATGGTCGGGGCGACCCCGGAGCTGCTGGTCCGGCGCGAGGGCGGCCGCATCGGCTCACTGGTGCTGGCCGGGACGCGGGCGCGCGGCGCCACCCCGCAGGAGGACCAGCGGCTGGCCGCAGAGCTGACCACGTCGGCCAAGGACCTTGAGGAGCACGAGTACGCCATCGAGTCGCTGCGCGCCGCGCTCGCCCCGCTGGCGGAGGCCGTGGAGACGCCCGACCGGCCCCGTCTGCTGCGCCTGGCCAATGTGCAGCACCTGGCCTCCCCGGCGCGCGCGGAGCTGCGGCCCGGTGTCTCCACCCTCGACGTGGTCGCCGCTCTGCACCCGACCGCGGCGGTGGGCGGAACCCCGACCGGCCCCGCCATGGAGCTGATCCGCGACCTGGAGGCGATGGACCGCGGCCGCTACGCGGGGCCGGTGGGCTGGATCGACGCGCGCGGCAACGGCGAGTGGGGCATCGCGCTGCGCTGCGCCCATATCTCCGGGGCCCGCGCACGGCTCTTCGCGGGCTGCGGCATCGTGGCCGGATCGACGGCCGGCGCCGAGCTCGCCGAGGCCGACTCCAAGTTCCAGGTCATGCGCCAGGCCCTGGTGGACTGA
- a CDS encoding glycoside hydrolase family 10 protein: MSRIGRGAVLFAAMSLLAGCTGVPPGAEPGAAGPNAAADAREPGAAIPDGCTVETTAPKRQMRGVWLTTVRNIDWPSTDGLGESEQKKELIQQLDRARELGLNAVFFHVRPTADAVYRSDKEPWARYLTGRQGGDPGYDPLEFATAEAHKRGLELHAWFNPYRVGWNDPDLKNLAEDHPVKKNPEWLIEYDDQGWMDPGNPDVRAWVGDVVLDVVDRYDIDGVHFDDYFYPYPDDGGSDFDDDASWKRHRGDFTDRGDWRRDNVDKLMSEIHERIEGAKPWVRFGVSPFGIWRNDRTDPAGSATRGLQSYDAQYADTRAWIRDGSIDYVVPQLYWPQGFEVADYAELVPWWAEQVAGTDVDLYIGQAAYKVGDDGWKGAGALTRQLDFNTGHPAVTGDVYFSMKSLNDVAADAIEEAAAAHYRHPALPPEADGDAPAPEPVADLEAEPSSDGVRLVWETGGGARFHAVYRVPGEGGEDLCALADASHLLAVVGGNAKKGKQAFTDTDPAEGPVRYYVTALDDYRAESVPGPAARLDGAQGG, from the coding sequence ATGAGTCGGATCGGACGGGGAGCGGTGCTGTTCGCCGCGATGTCCCTACTCGCGGGATGCACGGGCGTGCCGCCGGGGGCCGAACCCGGGGCGGCGGGCCCCAACGCGGCCGCGGACGCCCGGGAACCGGGTGCCGCGATCCCCGACGGGTGCACGGTCGAGACGACCGCCCCCAAGCGCCAGATGCGCGGCGTCTGGCTCACCACCGTGCGCAACATCGACTGGCCGTCCACGGACGGCCTCGGCGAGTCGGAGCAGAAGAAAGAACTGATCCAGCAGCTCGACCGCGCCCGGGAACTCGGCCTCAACGCCGTGTTCTTCCACGTCCGGCCCACAGCAGACGCCGTCTACCGCTCCGACAAGGAACCGTGGGCGCGCTATCTCACCGGCCGGCAGGGCGGCGACCCCGGCTACGACCCGCTGGAGTTCGCCACGGCCGAGGCGCACAAGCGCGGCCTGGAGCTGCACGCCTGGTTCAACCCCTATCGCGTCGGCTGGAACGACCCGGACCTGAAGAACCTCGCCGAGGACCACCCGGTCAAGAAGAACCCCGAGTGGCTCATCGAGTACGACGACCAGGGGTGGATGGACCCGGGCAACCCCGACGTGCGCGCCTGGGTGGGCGACGTCGTCCTCGATGTCGTGGACCGCTACGACATCGACGGTGTCCACTTCGACGACTACTTCTACCCCTACCCCGACGACGGCGGATCCGATTTCGACGACGACGCCAGCTGGAAGAGGCACCGCGGTGACTTCACCGACCGCGGGGACTGGCGGCGCGACAACGTCGACAAGCTCATGTCGGAGATCCACGAACGGATCGAGGGCGCCAAACCCTGGGTGCGGTTCGGCGTCAGCCCGTTCGGGATCTGGCGCAACGACCGCACCGACCCGGCCGGCTCCGCCACCCGGGGCCTGCAGTCCTACGACGCCCAGTACGCCGACACCCGCGCCTGGATCCGGGACGGGTCGATCGACTACGTCGTCCCGCAGCTGTACTGGCCGCAGGGGTTCGAGGTCGCCGACTACGCCGAGCTCGTGCCCTGGTGGGCCGAGCAGGTCGCCGGGACCGACGTCGACCTGTACATCGGCCAGGCCGCCTACAAGGTCGGCGACGACGGGTGGAAGGGCGCCGGCGCCCTCACCCGGCAACTGGACTTCAACACCGGCCACCCCGCGGTCACCGGAGACGTCTACTTCTCCATGAAGAGCCTGAACGATGTGGCCGCGGACGCCATCGAGGAGGCCGCCGCCGCACACTACCGGCACCCGGCGCTGCCGCCCGAGGCCGACGGCGACGCCCCCGCCCCCGAACCGGTCGCCGACCTGGAGGCCGAACCCTCCTCCGACGGCGTCCGGCTGGTGTGGGAGACCGGCGGCGGCGCCCGGTTCCACGCCGTGTACCGGGTGCCCGGCGAGGGCGGGGAGGACCTGTGCGCGCTCGCCGACGCCTCCCACCTGCTGGCGGTCGTCGGCGGCAACGCCAAGAAGGGCAAGCAGGCCTTCACCGACACCGACCCGGCCGAGGGCCCCGTCCGCTACTACGTGACCGCCCTGGACGACTACCGTGCCGAGAGCGTGCCGGGCCCCGCGGCGCGGCTGGACGGCGCACAGGGCGGGTGA
- a CDS encoding DUF3040 domain-containing protein encodes MALREYERRVLAEIEHRLSEDDPDLAGYLRTFNAEAPTPPEPPERPGLGWRPWAVCGLVSLAVIALLLALIVTAPGLREVPAGTGGGTETVAPAPGVG; translated from the coding sequence ATGGCTCTACGCGAGTACGAACGGCGGGTCCTCGCCGAGATCGAACACCGCCTCAGCGAGGACGATCCCGACCTGGCCGGGTACCTGCGGACCTTCAACGCCGAAGCCCCGACCCCGCCTGAGCCGCCGGAGCGGCCGGGGCTGGGCTGGCGGCCGTGGGCGGTGTGCGGACTCGTCTCGCTGGCGGTCATCGCCCTACTGCTGGCGCTCATCGTGACGGCGCCGGGGCTGCGCGAGGTGCCGGCGGGCACCGGCGGGGGCACCGAGACCGTCGCACCCGCACCCGGCGTCGGCTGA